The segment tttaaaattaaaacaattttagaacaaattcttaattaaaaaaaatttaaagcaaatctTTCTTTGAAAACGtttcagaataattttaaatttgaaaaaactcttaaatccaagaatttttgaaaaattgttattttaagaattttaaaacaaattttcaattgaaataacctttaaataaatttcctttaaaataattttagaaaaactttccatttaaaaaaaaatagaacaactTACCAAAACATTAATTTCGCAACACATCTCCCCAGTTAAATGCAAGTTCATCAGGCTaccctaaaaaaattgaaaaattacctttttctaATTCAACTTATTTTGTACTGTATTTCCACGAATGcaacgaaaaattgatttttcattccCTGAAACACTTCAGTAAGTCACGCCCTCTTGCGGAgaaatttttccaacaaaaacttgaattagcgTGATGGCAAAATTCGATCAGCTGATTGTTGAACGCTTGTTTACGATTTTCTcgcaattcaattaattttactttttgaaggATTTACGGGAAAAAATCATCATGCAGCGTGAAGAAAAGCAACTCGAAGTATTTCTGGACATGATCTTGAACCGCTTGAACGACTTGAAACAATCTATCGGTTCTATGATTCAAAAGTTGGAAACTGAACACGAAACTATCAATTGGCCGACTTTTTTGGACAATTTTGCGCTGATTTCGAGTCATGTAAGTccttttttgccttgatttttattcgtttttaacttttttctgattttagcTCACTggattgtcaaaaattttgtcacacGATGTCCTATCGCCACTCCGTTCGCTTACTGTGCTTCCCCTGATGCTTTCTCCCGAGAGAGATGAGGCTTTATGGCAACTCACCGAAGGTCGAATTCCAGTTTTTTCACATGACTTGGTTCCGGATTACTTGCGAACAAAACCAGATCCCGCCGCTGAACAACGAATGTTGCAATACGAGCAAAAAGCGAATAATCTCGCAGCGGAAACCGCACTGAAAAATGTCGCGCAATACAACAAAGTTGTGACGCATGTCTTTGAACTGATAAATAAGGCGCGCGAAGAATGGGAATCGGAGTCACAGCAACGAAGCGCAATGCAACAAACTTCCTCCGTGGCAGATACAAATGCTCTTGTCGCGGCAATTAGCTTAGGTAAGGGCATTAAACCTGTAATTATGCCTCCGGGAATGCAACAAATGATGCCGCCACGACCTACGGGACCTCCTCAAATGCCGCCTCAAGCAATGGGCAGAGCTCCGTCTGCGATCAAGACAAATATCAAGGCAGCGAATCAAATTCACCCGTATAATAAGTAAAAAGTTAGATTTATTTCTTATCGcttaggaaaaaatttcaaaataaactcAAGGAAtccattttataatattatcaaAACGATGAGCAAATTCACTGCGAATAACTCTAACCATCGTTTTCGGCCTCTTTTTGGTTTAACTTCGTATTTTTTGGGATTCGGTAACATGATGTAAtcctatttatttaaaaatttttaataatcacttgaattttaatttttttcagttactCACAATTcgtatttatcacaaaatttacaaaaaatacgaTGAACTTCAATTTATTCGTtcgatttaatttagtttccGTACAACGACTAAAAAACCTAATGTTGCATTGCTTTATTCGGAATCtatattgttttgtttttgtttgatatttatGTGCGTATCGTATCGCACGAATGAAACCTCACAAGTAACATCATACTACATGTGAGAGaacaacacacgaaaaaaaactcgatgatctcataaaatattagcgtgacacaaaaaataactatAACCAGCCTGGGTTATTAATGGCATGACAAAATCGTATATAGGCGCGTTTGAAATGTCGAAAACTGTGAATGAATGGATGGATATAATGCATTCGTTTTACTCTAACGGCGGGAAATGGTTGGGGGGAAATGGCTCCATTGGGGTTTGAAAGTCTgtctggaaaatttttgatggatttcatgcgaaattgaagaaatcttAAGGGAATTGCGTTTTGAGTTGTAATTTTGGATAtagaactcaaaaaattaacattgagAAGTTTTCAATAGAAGGTGAGTTTTGACATTACTTTCCGAATCATCAATTTCTCTACGGCGATAAATCATTTGAATAATATTGTTGGAGACGAGTACAAGTGAAGCGTATCTGATTTCTTCTCgagacatgaaaaatgttctTGCATGAACAGACATTggtgtaagtatttttttggttaGAAGCTCTTTGAtataaatcactttttttaaggTAAGTCGTCAGACATCATGAGTGTGAATTTATTAAGAGATACATAAATCTTCCATTGAAATTAATAGACCTGACTAAACTAAAAAGCAAGGACATCAATTCAGCTTAattacttaagcttaagtaaaagtcttaagtcaattggaaaaaaatttttactttgacttaagtcaaataaatttcaaaattttcaaaaaattttacatttttcataaatttttaatttttttttattcgaaaattaatctCAAATTTAATGACAAACCATTCGTGTAggtttttcactattttcatcaatttttttagagcaatTGCACTAAATTCTAtttgtaaattatattttaaatctcAGAATCAATTTGAGCTGaggaaccgtgatctacaaaagttgaaaaaattttgaaaaatcggtatgtgagccctcataataagaggattttgacttaaattttttttcatcaattttttttgctaacatctttaaatggctcctgtacatcggaaacgcaaaattttgaaaaagtccaaaacaaaagtttttctaacatcaaaaccttcattttgagacggagaaccgtgatctacaaaagttgaaaaaattttgaaaaatcggtatgtgagccctcataataagaggattttgacttaaatattttttcatcaattttttttgctaacatctttaaatggctcctgtacatcgaaaacgcaaaattttgaaaaagtccaaaacaaaagttgtttctaacatcaaaaccttcaatttgagctggagaaccgtgatctacaaaagttgaaaaaattttgaaaaatcggtatgtgagccctcataataagaggattttgacttaaattttttttgctaacatctttaaatggctcctgtacatcgaaaacgcaaaattttgaaaaagtccaaaacaaaagttgtttctaacatcaaaaccttcattttgagacggagaaccgtgatctagcttaattttgaaaaatcgttgttaatgtgagccctcataataagaaaaaacatcggctcctgtacatcgaaaacgcaaaatttagaaaaagtccaaaacattgtttctaacatcaaaaccttcattttgagagagatctagattttgacttaaatttttttatagcaatTGCactaaattctatttttcaacactttaagaattcatcaaattttttttgctaacatctttaaatggctcctgtacatcgaaaacgcaaaattttgaaaaagtccaaaacaaaagttgtttctaacatcaaaaccttcaatttgagacggagaaccgtgatctacaaaagttgaaaaaattttgaaaaatcggtatgtgagccctcataataagaggattttgacctcataataagaggattttgacttaaattttttttcatcaattttttttgctaacatctttaaatggctcctgtacatcgaaaacgcaaaatttagaaaaagtccaaaacaaaagttgtttctaacatcaaaaccttcaatttgagacggagaaccgtgatctagcttaattttgaaaaatcggtatgtgagccctcataataagaggattttgactgaaattttttttcatcaattttttcgcttaCATCTTTtcttcttacaaaaatttagaattttttatttattcattttttgttaaattttactttaatttaaaaataatgaaaaactttaaaatttggagtaacttttttttttacaaaattttaaacaaaaagcgCTTTTATAATCGAAAATTCTTTAACGATGACTTTTCACAAATTCCTTTACCTTTCATGTTCCTGCTCATTAAAAGTAACTCGCTGAGCGAAATAGAGCAACTTTATTACTTGTATTTGAACAACGAATTTATTAATAGCAGAACACCAATAAAATTCCATctgttcgaaaaaatttgaatcgcGTTGCCCCGAGTTACCACATTGTCCATAACAAAccaacatttctttttttttcattatagttttctttatttattattatttttatatcaaacatTGTATCCattgtatttcttttttttttttgtttattaaattatttaaattaactgaTGATGAGAAAtgatcgtaatttttttttggctaagttatacaatttttttgaatgaatagaatgaatgaattttgataTGATTTGACTGGTCGATAaatgaaacatgaaaaaaaataattaaataacaaaacataatataaaaaaattaaaaggaaggATGGTcgtattttgtctttttttctacaattgtaacttttttagatctattttgttgttttgttcatCATGCaatactttaataataaacaagttcctttttttagttaaacttAAAGAAAAGCTGACtaataacattaataaatgTAGATAATGATAgttaaacatatataatataatataaatgtatgtatataataaaagtaaaaattaggaAAGTGTTTTATGggtaaaacagaaaaaattaaaaattaaagaaaaaaaaacttttagtgcgtttgtcagtttttaaggaaaaatcgcGCGTCAAAAGAGAGATTTTTTAGTCACTGGTCAAAAATCTTTATCACgtttattatgataataaaaaatatttaataataataataattaataataatacaaagatcttaacgtaattttttttgttcttcttaattttgagattaacttttttttttagtaattttgcgttattttgtacaaatttgaatatttttaatgatttgacAGCAAAAATAAgtggtttttgtttattatttattattattaacatttcttatattttatatttataatgattttattagtaatttttttaattattatttattaatccaCTCAAACGGCAACAAAAAGCCACGATTtcatattagaaaaaataaatatcgccacattcaaattttttacagcaacgatctttttttatcatcaatattattatttattaagcgCATTTCTaggcatttttttatagttattttttaaatcaatcaaaaattgctttttatcgAACGTTTTTAGTCTTCATTGGTTTGTTAGtagtaaatagtaaaaattataaaaaaaaattatgaatatcaGCTGCATCGCTTCAAATACATAGTGAGACAATTTATTTGACAAATCGAAAATCACACACGGGattgttggtttttttttgttttttcgtaaaaggatttaaaagcaattttttgtttgttctaaattttttgaaaatttttcatgtctaTCGTTTTCCCGgtttgatttttgttgctACCATTTCCTCGTTTGCGAGTTTTGCACGGAAATCGACCATCAAGTCTTTGCACGCAGTAGCCAGGTCAGCCAGTTGTGTGAAAAGTTCTTCGCCTCGTTTGCAAtaagctgaaattttttgatgaattttagtaAGAATTTGAGTTTTAATGAGGTTTTAGTGAGAAAAACTTACAATCCTGATCGTAATCCACAAAGTTTGTTTGGTCATAAAGGCTTTGAGATTCGGGAATGAATTTTTGCAGGAATTCATTCATCAATTTGTGTTGATCGATTAGCTCCTCCTCGCATTGTTGTAGTTCTGAGATAGCTGCGTGTTGTTGAAATAGCTCTACTGACATGTCGTGTTCCtgaatttataagaaaatttaattattttaaggtttttaggcgattttattaaatattttcacttttttcataaagatatatcttttttaataaatttctaattttttttatactttacaaaaataataatttatttattttttttttaattaattgaataattaaattttaattaaaataataattaaattacaataatttaattaattttaatatttaaaatttttgaaaattatattttttaaattcattatttaaaatttatttatttaaatttaattaaattaatttaattttttgattcatttattttatttattaaaatttcttatattgaattaaaattggaaTCCAAAGAAGAAATATTTCGATTTGACGAAagacaaaattgaataaattgacaaaaatttttttaaaatctttttttatgtaattttttttcattacttaaaattcatgaaaagaaaatttttttaaataaaaaaattaattaaattaaaattattttcaaattcaattttgaagaaattgggagaaaaatttaattaagctcaaaaaaaaaaatatatattaaattaaaaaaattaaaaaaaaaaaatataaaaaaaatttaaaaaaaataaattaaataaaagaaaaatcaataaaagaagctaaattaaatttaaataattaaaattaaataaattaataaaatttaaaataaaaaaaaattaaaataaaatataaaataaaaaaaaaataaatttaaataaatttaaaatcgattttttttatttcgttttcaattaaaaagtcaaaaattctcgtttttgccaataatttttattttttcttctgatttttttttccaaaaattttgagaaatgcacgaaaaaaagtgaaaatatttgattaataaaaaaaattcacatgcaAAAACTTACATTGAGTGATCTTAATGCCGCCAAATCTCCTTCATTCATTCCCCCATTTTTGGGTTCATCACTTTCCATGGGCTCGACATCGTCCAATCTCTCCGACGGATCTGACGGCACAAGTTCCTTGACGCGATCCGCATACCGCAACGTATTCAACGTGTGTTCGCACGAATTCAGGCCCGGCGAAATCATCGCAATCATGCACGTGCGACTCTTCTCGCCGATAAACGAGTCCCTCAGCACTTGCGTCAACTTGCTAACGCGGAATGGTAAATGCGCATTTTGACGTCCCAACGCCCGAATGCACTCCTTCAGGGCAAGCAGCGACTTGTTGATTTCCGCACCTTCCATGCGCGTTTGTCGATTCGCGGACGACGTGTCGGCGCCACGTTCGTTGCCCGCCAAATCGATAAAGGAGAATTTTCCGTGGATTTTTGTGGAGCCCATGGGCCGTACCACGATCTGAAATACTGCATGCGATCTGGAAGAGTTGGCGTTCGCCGATGTTTGTCCCGAAGTGCGTGTCACGTTGCCGTGCTGGATGAGTTTGAGGACCTCTTCGACGGAATCGACGACTTTTTCCGTCAAACCGACAACTTGCACTTGTTGCTTGCCATCCTCGAGAACGCGTAATTTTTGCTTGTTCGCCAACAAGTCGAAAACTTTGCCGCTGTAAATCTCGAAGAAGCTGGCGGACACGACGAGATTCAAGTGCGCGTACTTCGGACTTCGCAAATAGTGGAAAACGTCTTTTGTCGCCATGGCGTAGATGCCGCCCTTGCAGTCTTGGATTTTGCCACTGAATTCGCCGCCCATCGTGTGCGTTTTGCCGCTACCTGTTTGACCGTAAGCGAAGCACGTTGCCATGCCGCCTTCGAAAATCGTCTGAACCAAGGGCTTTGCCGTATATTTGTAAACCAACTCGTTCGAGCATGTATCATCGAAAGCATAATCGAAgcgaaatttatgattttccaaatatttcgtGAGATCGACCTTCGTTTTCGGCTCGTGCACTAAAAGCGAATCCTTACTCGGCACCGAAATAACATCCAACTCTTTGCGTGTCGCTTCTTTGCGCGAAATTGGGCGTTTTCGCACACAAACCGTAATTTGTTGCGTCTTCACGGGAATCCCATCGACCAAGGGTCGAAATTCGACACTGCTCTGATAGTCGCGTATCATGGCAGCAAGCTCCCAATTCGGATTGCCCGGATCCATGTTCATCAGTGCGACTTTTTCCTCCTTTAGTTCCGCTTGGCGGGCACGACGCTTTTCGCGGTTCTCCTTTAGCTTTTCCACTTCCTTCACGACATACGAGCGACGTTGTCCTGCATTGCTTGTAATGGCGGTGGTCATGTTTTGCGTGTTTTGAGTGTTACTATTAATTGTGGCGCGATTATTAGCAacctaaaagtaaaaatataaagaaattttattaaaaattttgaattttcattaaaaatgtgagaaaaattacaaaaattaatgaagtttGACTTtagattttgttaaaattatttttagagcatttttttgtttcaaaatgtgcattgggtcgaaatttttaaaaagtgtattgggacaaaaatttaaaaaatttgcctttAGACATGAATTTATAACTaaaattgactcaaaaatcacatttttaattccaaattgtgcattgggcgaaaaatcaaaattcgcattggggcaaattttgtaaaaaattctcattaggttgaaaataggaaaaattttcttttagacATGAACTTATAACTAATATTGACTGaagaaatacatttttagttacaaaatgtgcattgggcaaaaactTATAATTTGGATTggggcaaatttaaaaaaaaatgtgcattgggttcaaaattgataaacaagctttaaaatatgaatcaaaaattattttttatctcgaaactcataaaatttgaactgggattttttttgaaatgttcattgggtcaaaaattaacagaaaaattagctttgagtcgagaatttttaaataaaattttgcttaaaattccaaaataaggGTTGAATccaaaattcactaaaaatttctgtaaaattttgtaaaaaatatctaaaatttgatttttgacccaatgcaaattctaaattttaacccagaacgattttttctttactttcgACCCAAagcataatttaaattttcgctcTAATCcacattttgtatttaaaaattcacccaaaattaaaaaaaaatgaaatttctcaaaaaaataaaaaaaacccaatgcacatttacaaaattttcatacataaatttaaataattttttttttcttcgaaatgcataaaaaattaataattcagaTGAAATCCTTACTCTTTGCTTCACCGAAGTCGGAGGAGGAATATTTTCCGAGTGATCTTGTCCGTTTGTTTGCTGCACTTGGATTGGCTGTACGTTAGATCTAGTTGAACGccctgctaaaaaaaaataaaattttaataaaatttcttttttcaataaatttttcacagaatCCTTTTTCAGAATCTTACACAGCGGCTTGAGCAGTCTCATCAACCATTCaagcatgatttttttttgtaaataaataaataatttatttaaaagaaaatatcaaaCGAACTGAACAACTCAACTAACAAGAAGCAACAGTAACGGAacgtacaaaaatttcttcacacAGACTTTTCCAATCAATAAAGGCAATAACCCCACAACAGTGGCTCCTGACTCGTGTGCAATTGAGgaaacaatttcaattttctctctcttgtaCAAACAattcaacacacaaaaaaataaagaacaagTAAAGTTCAGTCACCTTGTTGCTCAATTATTTACTCAcgacaaaaattacaagaatttttttagattttttttttctacggaAAAAATCTCACACTCACGACGAAGGAACTGAGTGCAGTGAAATCCCACTCAAATATGAATTAATGAACTTGAGTAAAATTAGCATTAAcctataacattttttctttgtccCTTTTGCGTTTTTCACGTTATCCTCGTACGTTGGTGTGTGGCGCCGCGACGTAcaatttacttaaataatGATAtgtttcgatgtttttttttccaggCTTCCGTCATTCATTCAGCATAGTATCAGTAGCggatttaggatttttttttttaatttttaaaaattttttttttaaaaatttaaaaaaaaaaaaaaaaaaaaaaaaaaattaaaaataattttttattattttttttttattttaatttaattttttatttaattttaaataataaaaattaattaaaattaatttttaataaaaattatttttttaatttttgaatttgaattaaattaaaacctaaaaatttttcttattgattaaaaccaagaaaaaaaaaattaacaaaattctaaaagaccttaagtctcaaaaattttatattaaattaactaaaatttttaaaatttatttatttttattttttaaatatttttttaatttttttttttcattatttcattgattgaattaaaatgaattttattaaactaaaattaattaaaataaattaaataaaagtaatttaaattctattaaaatttattatttttttttaatttatttttttattaattaatttattgaataaattaattttattaaataaaataaaataaataaataaaataaaaattaattttaattaaataaattaatttaaagcaaaaatttattctaattaattcaaaccaagcaaaaattttaacaaaattcttcaaagcGGCTTAAAtaccgaaaaattttaattccgtCACTGACCACAATTTATTCATAGAAATTGGCATTGAATTCCTCGGTCATTTTAAATTGGCCCGACATGCAAGAAAatcttcatttgaaaaaatttattgatccaaaaatttcattcaattatttttttttcgctctttttTTTAGGACAATGTCGGAAAAGCGTTCGAGTCCCATCTATATTAATGAATTCCAAATCATAAATTATACGTAATTATAACGGCAGTtgtgtttatgttttttatcgTGACCCTGGCAACCAACCATCATAAGTGCGctgcgttattattattttattaatattattgctTTTGTGCATTTACGGAGAACACGACGACGAGTGAATTCGCCTTTTACGGAGAGGTGATGAAGGCGATTTATGGGCAAATATTGAGTCATACGAGGAATTGGATGTCGATCGTgtgaggaaaataaaaaaaaaattgacgacaAGGTAGacggaataaataaatt is part of the Culicoides brevitarsis isolate CSIRO-B50_1 chromosome 3, AGI_CSIRO_Cbre_v1, whole genome shotgun sequence genome and harbors:
- the LOC134834218 gene encoding mediator of RNA polymerase II transcription subunit 8; the encoded protein is MQREEKQLEVFLDMILNRLNDLKQSIGSMIQKLETEHETINWPTFLDNFALISSHLTGLSKILSHDVLSPLRSLTVLPLMLSPERDEALWQLTEGRIPVFSHDLVPDYLRTKPDPAAEQRMLQYEQKANNLAAETALKNVAQYNKVVTHVFELINKAREEWESESQQRSAMQQTSSVADTNALVAAISLGKGIKPVIMPPGMQQMMPPRPTGPPQMPPQAMGRAPSAIKTNIKAANQIHPYNK